The Streptomyces capitiformicae genome contains the following window.
CGCACGGGCACGCCCTCGTGCGGTTGCCGTACGTCGAGTACGGGCGGGACGCTCGCTCCAAGCCGGCGTCCCGGCCGACTTAGAAAGCGCTTGTCCGGACATTGGCAGAAGCGGGTGGAGTCCGTCAATGCTTCACCGGTACCCCCTCGGTCACGGTTTGGATTCCCCGGGCCACGGCCAGCTCGGTGGCCCCTAGGACGGTGCCACGGTCGCCGAGGGCGCTGCTCACGACCTCGGTCGGCCAGCTGAGTCGAGCCAGTTCGGCGCGTACACCGGGCAGGAGCTGCGGGTTCGAGCCGACGTCACCGCCAAGGATCATGAGGCCGGGGTCGAGGACGGCGGTCGCCGCGGCAGCGAGCCGGCCGATCTCGGCGGCGTGGTGGCCGACGACCGCGTGGGCAGTGGCGTGTCCGCCGTCGGCGAGGGCGAAGAGCCGCTCGACAGTGCGCGGTCGGGGGCCGTCGCCGTCGCACCAGGCCGCGGACGCCCGGCGCAGCAGGGAGCGTGCGCCGAGGTGGGCCTCCAGGCCCTCGTGGCGGGGCTGGCGGTCCTCGTCCCAGGGGTAGGGCAGCCGGGCGACCTCACCGGCGGCGTGGTTGGCGCCGCGCAGCACCTGGCCGCCGATGACGACACCGAGGCCGATGCCGACGCCGATGCGCAGGTAGCCGAAGGTGTCCCGGCCCCGGGCCGCGCCCTGGTGGAGTTCGGCGAGGGCGGCGCAGTTGACGTTGTTCTCCAGGTGGACCGGCACTCCGGCCGGCAGGGCGACGGCCATGGCGTCGAAGGCAGGTCCCGCCTTGGCGGTCGCGGGGCGCTCCCCCTCCCCCGCCTGGACGGTGACGTCGCCGACGGCCACGACGACGGTCCGCAGCGGGGCGCCCTCCGGGAGTTTCGCGAGGACGTCGCATACCACGGCGGCGGCGTCCGGTCGGGAGCCGGCGCCCTGGGCGAGCAGGGTGCCGTCGAGGGCGGAGCCGCGGACCTGGGTGCGGCTGGGCCCGAGGTCGACGGCGAGCACGGCGCCGGCGGCCTGGCCGAGGCCGTAGACGGCGGCGGAGCGGCCGGTGCCGCCGGAGGCGGTGCCCGAGCAGGCGGCGAGGCCGGCGGCCTCCAGTTCGGCCACGGCGGAGGAGACCGTCGGTTTGGACAGGCCGGCCCCCGCCGCCAGCTGGGGGCGGGTCGCGGTGCCCGCCTCGGCCAGTACGGCGAACACGGCGCGGGCGCTCTCGCTCAGGTTCATGTTCTCCCCAGTCGTACCGCGGCGGCCGGCCGCTCGGAATCGTCTCGGTTTCCGGGTCCGGACCGCTTGACGCCCTCCTATTCGTTAGTTAATTTCCTAACGAAGTCAAGCGGTACTCGCCTGCCGCACCCAGCAGAGGCCCGTCCCGGGGCTTCCCGAGCCGCACCCCCCACCAGCTGTCCTTCTGTGTGTCCAGGCACGGTCTCGCCCGCCGTCGCAAGCTCAGTGCAGTGACGAGAGGGATTCCGTGCAGGACTCCACCCCTGTCGCCGTCGGGATCGACGTGGGCGGTACCAAGACCCAGCTCCGCGCCTTCGCGGGGCCGGACTCGATCGCCGACCATGTCCGCCCGAGCCATGGCTGGCGGCCCCACGATCACCCGAACGCGGCCGAGTGGCTGGCCTCGTTGATCGAGGAGGTGCTGCCCGCGCCCGTACGCCCGTCGGCGGTGGCCGTCGGCGCGCACGCGTGCGAGACGCCCCGCCAGTGCGAGGCGATACGTCTGCTTCTCCAACAACGCCTCCAGGTGCCCTGTCTGATCGTGGGCGACGCCGAGCTGCTGGTCCCCGCCGCCGGTCTGGACGAGGGCGTGGGCCTTGTCGCCGGCACCGGTTCGGTGGCCGTCGGCCGTCTCGCCGACGGCAGTTCGGTTCAGGTCGGCGGCTG
Protein-coding sequences here:
- a CDS encoding ROK family protein; this translates as MNLSESARAVFAVLAEAGTATRPQLAAGAGLSKPTVSSAVAELEAAGLAACSGTASGGTGRSAAVYGLGQAAGAVLAVDLGPSRTQVRGSALDGTLLAQGAGSRPDAAAVVCDVLAKLPEGAPLRTVVVAVGDVTVQAGEGERPATAKAGPAFDAMAVALPAGVPVHLENNVNCAALAELHQGAARGRDTFGYLRIGVGIGLGVVIGGQVLRGANHAAGEVARLPYPWDEDRQPRHEGLEAHLGARSLLRRASAAWCDGDGPRPRTVERLFALADGGHATAHAVVGHHAAEIGRLAAAATAVLDPGLMILGGDVGSNPQLLPGVRAELARLSWPTEVVSSALGDRGTVLGATELAVARGIQTVTEGVPVKH